Sequence from the Penaeus chinensis breed Huanghai No. 1 chromosome 5, ASM1920278v2, whole genome shotgun sequence genome:
tctctctctctctctctctctctctctctctctctctctctctctctctctctctctctctctctctctctctctctctctctctctctctctctctctcacaccactcTCACAACACCACTCTACCATGTTTATTACTTTCAAAGTTGCTTTACTCTACCCACCCATGTTTTTTACCACAtgtattaattgtatatatataaaaacgactATTCTACTAGAAAATGTTTCCAAAGAATTCCTTGCAAaacttttgttatattttaatcTACATCGAAGGGATAGTATTTGGATACATTTTAAAGATCATGGGAATTCTGGGGGATGAATAAATTATCTTTTAgtatatatttcattaatttctCCCGGGGAACACCTAgtgtctttatttttctaataTATCAGTTTTTACTCATCTTAGGATCTAAGATTTTAGTTATCTGTGGCTTAAGATATCCGCATCCGTATCcgcaaatattgaaaataaatatccGAATCCccaaatatctatgtataaatgtatatatatatatgtgtgtatgtgtgtttgtgtgtgtgtgtgtgtgtgtgtgtgtgtgtgtgtatttatttatctatgcattaatatgcatatatatatatatatatatataaatatataggtttatgtgtatatatatacatatacatattgcatacacagtacacatacacatacacacacacaaactatatatatatatatatatatatatatatacacacacacagtatatacacatacttttacacacgcacacacacacatatatatatgagaacacacacacacactatatatatatatatatatatatatatatatatatatacagtatatacacatacttttacacacacacacacacacacacacacacatatatatatatatatatatatatatatatatatatatatgagtatacacacacacactatatatatacagtatatacacatacttttacacacacacacacacacacacacacacacacacacacacatatatatatatatatatatatatatatatatatatatgagtgtgtgtgtgtgtgtgtgtgtgtgtgtgtgtgtacatatgtatgtatatgtgtgtgtgtgtgagtgcatgcatgtgtgtgtatctgtgtgtgtgcatatctgattAAAATGCACGTATCCAATTTATCAATTATACAAATATTCCAGACTCACCACGATCCATATTCGATTTACCTGCAACTACACCGCGGCTTACAAGActgtggcattttttttttttttttttttttttaacaattcgcTTCGCATTTACTCAAAAAACAatgcggagagagaaagatacagacagccaggcagagacagagagtaaagagagcgagtgaacgagacagacagagagagcgaaagggggttacagagatagagaagggggggagaaaggaagacaagagacggagagaaaagagagcgagccaacgaatgagcgagtgagagagagagagagaaggggaagcgtcagagagacagaaaaaaaaaacgagagaggaagaaagaaagaaagagggaagaagaagaaaaatatacttACGACCACAAGCATTCTGGCATATGCGGGGTTTGTGACGGCAAAGAGTATACCCAGAGTGAAACAGTCCATTGAAAATCTTTTGCCACTCTCAACTAGATCCCCCATGTCAGTTTGGACGTTTTCCTgtgcattagaaaaaaatattagaaattacACCAAAGAGGAAATCTATTGGGGATATGTATCACCTGGAATAACTTATGTTACTTTAAATACATTCGAcgaatttaaatatttaaaaaaaaaatgtaaaggtaTGATATAATAGACATGAAAATACATGCATTCGTAAACATTTTCTGAAAAGTAAATGGTTATACATGTGACCAGAGTACACTATATATAGTGACgaggtataattatatatgtatatgtatatatatctatatatatgtttgtgtatatgcatatatatatatatatatatacatacacacacgcttatatatatctatatatgtgtatacatgtataagtgtatatatacatcatatatatacattatttatatgtgtatatatatatttgtatgtacatttatatatgaaccgtattcatgttgacaaatgtagaaaaggtatgaagagaattaatatcttcacaatacaagagatgtatttgaccggtttcgattttatcttcgtcagaaactgatcaaatacatttcttgtattgtgaagatattctttctcatttataccttttctacatttatatatacacatgtttgtgtgtatgtgtgtatatacatttatatataaatacacacacacacacacacacacacacacacacacacacacacatatatatatatataggtatgtacactcgctaaaaacgtatgtacactcgctaaaaacgtatgtacactcgctaaagaaaaaaaaaaaacgaaacgatcGCTAGGTGTTGATTCAGAAGTGTTGGTACTtattttcaaagctcggaacagatgaaccttcacaatgtgttcgaatagtgtttcggagctGATATGGCCCCCCGGCCTCGTGGAAAtgctggacgagatgtttctgcCGTCGGTGAGGGTCATGGTGTTCCCCGAGTTGGAACCCTTTACCTcatccaggataacagccctatccacacgagcagtgtcgtgaaggtgTGATTTCGGCAACACACCGAGATTATGGTTGCCACATCCAACCAAATCGTCAGATCTCAGTCTCATtgtgagaatgtttgggcagccaaTGGCAGACacttcccccaagatcatacTCGCAATCGTCAtgtcgttgcccaagcaattacggaaaaaaaaaaaaaaaaaatgttttttattcttGGGGCATGTTTACCTGTAGCCGGATCTCTATAGGTTTAATTAGTAAAATGGTTGCCCCCTtttgcccttcccccctccccggccccaaAACGCCCCTGTCAGGGATACCAATACCAAGTCGAGTTTTTTCCAaccgttttcgtcgtcgtatcatattgttaagtcagaaagagtaaagatacctTTTTAGCgactgtataagtatatatatgtatatatttgcatatatatgtgtgtgcttatatacgtctcaatgttgatatatatatatatatatatatatatatatacataattgcgtTACCTCTTGCCGGATCTCAATAATCCATAAAGCGAAGATTATCAGAAACAGAACCAGTTCCACGGTGAGGACCACGACGGGACGGGACAGCAGCCTGAACGGCACTGGGAAACATATCTCCATCAACCTGAAAGTGGTCGTGAAACGAATTCGAatctcaaaatgataataataatattaaatcatgaatagatagaaaaataacaggcagagaaacagataagTAATACATTGACTTTACGAATAATCAGATATCACCACAGTACCGATGATTTTCTTCatgttcctctccttcttcttcttctccttctccttctcctcctccttcgtcttcttcttctcctcctcctctctcctgctcttcctcccccttttccttctccccctccccctcctcctcctcctcctccccctcctcctcctcccctcctccttccctcctcctcctcctcctcctcctcctcctcctcctcctcctcctcctcttcttcctcctcctcctcctcttcctcccccccttcctcctcctcctcctccttctttttcttctccttcttctcctttttcccctcctcctccttctcctcctcctcctttttcttctccttcttctccttttcctcctcctcctcctccttctgtcttccttgCAATGAAAATGTGCGCTGTAACTCACCTGTAAACAGCAATGAGGCCGAAGACGCTGCGCTCAAAGCACATGAGGAGATGGAGAACGATGTAAACACCCGAGTGCTCATCTTGCCAGCCAATCAGTGTGAGGTACTCGTCCACCACAGAGGTCGGAAGAGTAACCAGGCAGATGATGAAGATCGTTATGAACAACAGGTAGAACTGAAGAGCCATTCCCTTGTGCATTTTCTTGGAGAGTCTCACGCAATAGATACACAGGACGCTCCCTAtgatgacaagaaaataaaaaaggttcgAAGCCTACTTAAATGTCACCTGTCGTAATGTTAAACATGATCGAATCTCGTGTGACGTGTCGTTAATATAAAGTTCGAATTCCATGTGCTGAGTCCCAAAAAAGGTTCGAAACTCACGTACAATGACAACTCCCGTGTCATTAAAAAAAGTAATCTCAGTTGGATATTTCGTATAACTGATTAATTGGTCTCTCAATTATCATTCAGAGATGGGTATACATATCACAGTAACAAGAAGGCAATTATGATGCTGAGAATAACTGTACTATTGATAGTTATTATTCttctaataatgttgataataatggtaacgctatagtcattaatatcattggcactattaacgaaaatgataatgatagttataacaatgatggttataataatgataatcatagtaatagtaacaataatgataaatgttaataataataataataataataataataataataataacgatagtgataataatcatactaagaacgtttatgatattgataatgatatttatgataacaataatattgggcAATACCATTAgtattgattgtaataattataaagatgttaATTGTAGTGTACGATTGCAGTCTTGGTGCCTGACCAGTCTTGGACACTAGAGTAGTTGCCATGGTCCCGTTGACCCTGGACCCCACCGATGACCTGAGGAGGAATAAATGAAGTGGGGGAACCCTTTGATACTGCTTTTGTCCTGGACGAGACTTctgggctccgcttccaccaacgaagcGGCTCGCCAGCCTTGCGCCTCGCCCTCTCGCCATCACTTTGCAATCCACCCCATGAACATCTTGGGCTATCCGCTCCACAAGCGGGCGTGCTGGATGCAGCACACCCGCCTCAAGGGCCCGCCTTGAGTCCTCGCCCTCTTGGCTGGAGATTACTATAAagacgaggctggtgcttcacccgccatttgcgcctcgttCTCTCGGCGCGAGTGCGACTTCATAAACCGCAAATAACACCAAACGAGTCGTcaagaaagataaaagtaatattttcaAAGTCGAATACTGTAAATATGCACTgtccgaaatgcacagttttcactTAAACTGTGTATTATCTATTTTCCTCAGCAtacctttccttatttctttctttcttgttttgttattattctttctcttcgacGATGCTTCCAAAGTGTCATAATAACCCCTGAAGGGAGTAATGGTCGTCATAtggtttttcctctttttttcatggTTATTTGGGTCCTTTGTTCTGTCGAAATATCGGGTTGGTCTTCGGTACCTTGTGTATTTTCGTCTTCTCGCGCCATGGCTAGGACATGGCCTGGGGGTCTCTTTCGGGGTATACGTGCCCATGCTTTTGGGAAGGAAAATAAGTTCTGTCTTGTTATTTGACTGTGCTCTCTTGGAATGACCTCGCTTCGTGCCAGAATTGCTGAATTCGTGTCTCCCCaaagttgtgtttata
This genomic interval carries:
- the LOC125025586 gene encoding uncharacterized protein LOC125025586 — encoded protein: MEYNETNTTEAADRSDVLSRWWTVAIVVQLVTCVLGVVGSVLCIYCVRLSKKMHKGMALQFYLLFITIFIICLVTLPTSVVDEYLTLIGWQDEHSGVYIVLHLLMCFERSVFGLIAVYRLMEICFPVPFRLLSRPVVVLTVELVLFLIIFALWIIEIRQEENVQTDMGDLVESGKRFSMDCFTLGILFAVTNPAYARMLVVRTLKTRAASAGEGPASLDSVSFAVGITILVNIFLDVLYFVIHFCVTRSTDFSFVIIRMIYRLHFALDPLCFVVFNRHYRKEIKTRGLAWLQNQASRLPTFASNAWRSST